One segment of Desulfosudis oleivorans Hxd3 DNA contains the following:
- a CDS encoding PilZ domain-containing protein has product MATNEKRKHIRFDAMAPSEVCVYSNNILAGTGKGRALNISKGGALLETPFPIDKDQKLAMTIVLDGEFVYISGKVAHSQCSGGSCYQTGVEFFAVDEAGREILDRYIAVFMKAKTGNPS; this is encoded by the coding sequence ATGGCAACAAACGAAAAACGCAAGCACATCCGTTTTGACGCAATGGCACCCTCTGAGGTGTGCGTGTACAGCAACAACATTCTTGCCGGTACGGGCAAAGGCCGGGCCCTCAATATTTCAAAGGGCGGGGCACTGCTGGAAACCCCTTTCCCCATCGACAAGGACCAGAAACTGGCCATGACCATTGTCCTGGACGGTGAGTTTGTCTACATCAGCGGAAAGGTGGCCCACTCCCAATGCAGTGGGGGATCATGCTACCAGACCGGTGTAGAGTTTTTCGCTGTTGATGAGGCAGGACGGGAAATCCTGGACCGCTATATTGCCGTATTCATGAAAGCAAAAACCGGCAACCCATCATAG
- a CDS encoding carboxymuconolactone decarboxylase family protein, with product MRLSTPRIPPATPEEMGEEAMSLLGLLSAKSGRVDNIFATLARHPVFLKNFLVFGSHVLMTSTLPPRDREILILRIGWLCKAEYEWGQHVEIGRRIGLSDEEIVRITAGADAPGWSELEAALIRATDELHGDAFIQDATWHILSRHYDARQLIDLVFTVGQYNMVSMALNTFGVQLDERLSGFPETP from the coding sequence ATGCGGTTGTCAACCCCCCGGATTCCACCGGCCACACCGGAGGAGATGGGCGAAGAAGCCATGTCCCTGCTGGGTCTGCTATCCGCGAAATCGGGCCGGGTGGACAATATTTTTGCCACACTGGCCCGTCACCCGGTGTTTTTGAAAAATTTTCTGGTGTTCGGCAGCCATGTGCTGATGACCTCCACGTTGCCGCCCAGGGACCGGGAGATCCTGATCCTGCGCATCGGCTGGCTGTGCAAGGCCGAATACGAATGGGGCCAGCATGTTGAGATCGGCCGGCGCATCGGTCTTTCCGACGAGGAGATCGTCCGCATCACCGCCGGCGCCGACGCGCCGGGATGGAGCGAACTGGAGGCCGCCCTGATCCGGGCCACAGACGAGCTCCACGGGGACGCATTCATTCAGGATGCCACATGGCATATTCTCAGCCGCCACTACGACGCCCGGCAGCTCATTGACCTGGTGTTTACCGTGGGCCAGTACAACATGGTCTCCATGGCCTTGAATACCTTTGGCGTGCAACTGGATGAACGGTTGTCCGGTTTCCCCGAAACCCCCTGA
- a CDS encoding DUF2804 domain-containing protein, translating to MNKLVNSRGTIDFGVMEDPVEQINYLDYDLRTPMGRSRSILARKMLFKQFSFAGIDTPDVCVGMAVVDLKYAANAFFYVYDKAGREMVETKQTSLPFFVHIPTEPETGRAVFESRRLAIRISPERIFAETADARIDARLCGEKVAPLRICTRTGFRGWTFTRKAASVPVSGTLCVKGRNHVLAPESALAVTDWTAGYLRRHTFWNWAAAAALLPDGRRFGMNLSCGVNETEATENVLWVDGLQTKVDHVRFRYDQRNVDRPWQVVSADGKVDLTFSSVAARSEHLNVLAVASRFTQFIGTFSGHVTDDRQGRIELSGCPGWTEEHYAKW from the coding sequence ATGAACAAACTCGTCAATTCCCGGGGCACCATTGATTTTGGGGTGATGGAAGACCCTGTGGAACAGATCAATTATCTGGATTATGATTTGCGGACCCCCATGGGTCGGTCCCGGTCGATACTGGCAAGAAAAATGCTGTTCAAACAGTTTTCTTTTGCCGGTATCGACACCCCGGACGTCTGTGTCGGCATGGCCGTAGTGGACCTCAAATATGCCGCCAACGCCTTTTTTTATGTTTATGACAAGGCAGGGCGTGAAATGGTTGAGACAAAACAGACGAGCCTGCCTTTTTTCGTTCATATTCCAACGGAGCCGGAAACCGGCAGGGCGGTATTTGAGTCCCGGCGGCTTGCCATCCGCATCAGCCCGGAGCGCATATTTGCCGAAACAGCTGATGCCCGGATCGATGCCCGGTTGTGCGGTGAAAAGGTCGCCCCTCTTCGGATCTGCACCCGCACCGGATTCCGGGGGTGGACCTTTACCCGGAAAGCCGCATCGGTGCCGGTGTCGGGAACACTTTGCGTAAAGGGCCGGAACCATGTGCTGGCGCCGGAAAGCGCTCTGGCCGTCACCGACTGGACCGCAGGCTACCTGCGGCGCCACACGTTCTGGAACTGGGCTGCGGCCGCGGCTTTACTGCCGGACGGCCGGCGGTTCGGCATGAACCTCTCCTGCGGCGTAAACGAGACCGAGGCAACAGAAAACGTGTTGTGGGTGGACGGTCTTCAAACCAAGGTGGACCATGTGCGGTTCCGTTACGACCAGCGGAACGTGGACCGGCCGTGGCAGGTGGTCTCAGCGGACGGAAAGGTGGATCTGACCTTCTCATCAGTGGCTGCCCGGTCCGAACATTTGAATGTACTGGCGGTGGCCTCCCGGTTCACCCAGTTCATCGGAACGTTTTCCGGCCATGTAACGGATGACCGCCAGGGCCGGATTGAACTCTCCGGCTGCCCTGGATGGACCGAGGAACACTATGCCAAGTGGTAG
- a CDS encoding DUF4388 domain-containing protein: MKKILAINIDTITLNIVSSLLSEHTTDFEILTAEKVGELDDIAGKIKVDIALIDLVKPSPADIEVLKFVAQSHSRLPLMVMTAFETGEIETALKAIGPVRYFEKPVDFKALADRLFDEMESGVGGAIHGISLASFLQMSEMERTSCTLRIKTEEKKGHLFLVKGALIAAETDSLSGEEAVFEILSWSSPSIEIENAVPDRKKEITAPLMTLLMEGLKRKDEKAGKKPKKGKIAIQKAASIPVTPAGEKLELEATATEGLQDKAAKKKPTKEQKDAPPPDEETQPAALETLEQLKASGKITDASKVLRRKRRISLTFKIVVVILVLLILACLWFFEARPWLVKRQYEQALTEVRKAGALEKKLAALDAYITTHPDSPYKSAAEKQKLDVAREMEIQAFDATLQKTSDLSIDDAFEEKALALYNDFLDKYPESVYAEEIQKRMADIPAIMKDAEYGKLQQIPKNDFSARIAAYKAYIEAYPRGENTQNVRRMLSDLGEDFYAHIVKSQAECDNEKNWESCIKLCKYFARHFPNHPRTAAVERSQALMEGQAALANLMEKVKDAGSDITVVKGLYQNFLKTYPDSPVKGTVTARLAAIETGKRQKMEWEQTLAYIQDSRNSIFDRTARMRRYVETNPPQAYRKDAQELLAWLEVEEAKVLQTLQQQQSLMEQQQEKREQLERMRVEIRKKLSATKGRYLERPADCIFDTQTKLTWAMLDSSAMAEQCMNYKTAAMYVKSLKTGGYTDWRLPKPNELLVIYNDRPAFPAAGAPWYWTSEVFSAAWHQKVNTVKRTAEGTWEKAEMDLEQCGAVRAVRP; the protein is encoded by the coding sequence ATGAAAAAAATTCTTGCCATCAATATCGATACCATCACACTCAATATTGTTTCAAGCCTTCTGTCGGAACACACCACTGATTTTGAAATTCTCACGGCCGAGAAGGTCGGAGAACTGGACGATATCGCCGGCAAGATAAAGGTTGACATCGCATTGATCGACCTTGTCAAGCCTTCACCGGCGGATATCGAGGTGCTCAAATTCGTAGCCCAAAGCCACTCCCGTCTGCCCCTGATGGTGATGACCGCATTTGAAACAGGTGAGATCGAAACCGCTCTCAAAGCCATCGGCCCGGTGCGCTATTTTGAAAAACCGGTGGACTTCAAGGCCCTGGCGGACAGGCTGTTTGACGAAATGGAAAGCGGCGTGGGCGGCGCGATTCACGGTATCAGCCTGGCCTCCTTTCTTCAGATGTCCGAAATGGAGCGCACCTCCTGCACCCTGCGGATAAAAACCGAAGAAAAAAAGGGCCACCTTTTTCTTGTCAAAGGCGCCCTGATTGCGGCGGAAACAGACAGCCTCTCCGGTGAAGAGGCGGTGTTTGAGATCCTTTCCTGGAGCAGCCCCTCCATAGAAATAGAAAATGCGGTGCCGGACCGGAAAAAAGAGATTACTGCCCCGCTGATGACCCTGCTCATGGAAGGGTTGAAACGCAAAGATGAAAAAGCCGGCAAAAAACCCAAAAAAGGCAAAATCGCCATTCAAAAGGCCGCCAGCATTCCGGTGACACCCGCCGGGGAAAAACTGGAACTGGAAGCAACCGCCACTGAAGGGCTGCAAGATAAGGCCGCAAAAAAGAAGCCGACAAAAGAGCAAAAAGATGCCCCGCCCCCGGACGAAGAGACACAGCCGGCCGCGCTGGAGACACTTGAGCAACTCAAGGCGTCGGGTAAAATCACCGATGCCAGCAAGGTACTCAGGCGCAAGCGGCGGATTTCCCTCACCTTCAAAATAGTGGTGGTAATCCTGGTTCTCCTGATCCTTGCCTGCCTCTGGTTTTTTGAAGCCAGGCCATGGCTGGTCAAACGCCAGTACGAACAGGCGCTCACTGAGGTCCGGAAGGCGGGCGCACTGGAGAAAAAGCTGGCCGCGTTGGACGCCTATATCACGACTCATCCCGACAGCCCTTATAAGTCCGCCGCAGAAAAACAGAAACTGGATGTCGCTAGAGAGATGGAGATCCAGGCCTTTGACGCCACCCTCCAGAAAACCAGCGACCTGTCTATTGATGACGCCTTTGAAGAAAAAGCGCTGGCCCTCTACAACGATTTTCTTGATAAGTACCCGGAGAGTGTTTATGCGGAAGAGATCCAAAAACGCATGGCCGATATTCCGGCAATCATGAAAGACGCCGAATACGGTAAGCTGCAACAAATTCCGAAAAATGACTTCAGCGCCCGTATTGCTGCTTATAAGGCCTACATCGAAGCCTACCCAAGGGGAGAGAACACCCAGAATGTCCGGCGCATGCTTTCTGATCTGGGTGAAGACTTTTACGCTCACATCGTCAAATCTCAAGCTGAGTGCGACAATGAGAAAAACTGGGAATCATGCATCAAGCTGTGTAAATACTTTGCCCGACACTTCCCGAACCACCCGCGAACAGCGGCCGTTGAGCGATCCCAGGCTCTCATGGAAGGCCAGGCCGCCTTGGCAAACCTGATGGAAAAAGTCAAGGATGCGGGGAGCGATATCACAGTTGTCAAAGGGCTCTACCAGAATTTCCTGAAAACATATCCCGACAGTCCGGTGAAAGGTACCGTAACCGCCAGACTGGCCGCCATCGAAACCGGTAAGCGACAAAAAATGGAGTGGGAACAGACCCTGGCCTATATTCAGGACAGCCGCAACTCCATTTTCGACAGAACAGCCCGAATGCGCCGGTATGTTGAGACCAATCCACCCCAGGCCTATCGCAAGGACGCTCAGGAACTGCTGGCATGGCTGGAGGTAGAAGAGGCAAAAGTGCTTCAGACCCTTCAGCAGCAGCAAAGCCTGATGGAGCAGCAACAGGAAAAACGGGAGCAACTGGAACGCATGCGGGTTGAGATACGCAAAAAACTGTCGGCGACAAAAGGCCGGTACCTGGAACGGCCCGCCGACTGTATTTTTGACACGCAGACCAAGCTGACGTGGGCCATGCTGGACTCTTCGGCCATGGCGGAACAGTGCATGAATTACAAAACAGCGGCGATGTATGTAAAAAGTCTCAAAACCGGTGGATACACCGACTGGCGACTGCCCAAGCCCAATGAGCTGCTGGTCATATACAATGACAGGCCCGCGTTTCCAGCGGCCGGGGCTCCCTGGTACTGGACGTCGGAAGTTTTTTCCGCAGCCTGGCACCAGAAAGTAAACACAGTCAAACGAACGGCGGAAGGCACCTGGGAAAAGGCAGAGATGGATCTGGAGCAGTGCGGTGCGGTACGGGCCGTCCGGCCATAA
- the recC gene encoding exodeoxyribonuclease V subunit gamma, with translation MYFFTSNRMEMLSRAFCEALTAYPLDNPFARETIVVQSMGMKRWLSMEMARHTGICAHNRFLFPNAFLNQMLQTAFADAVPVSPDVGVEAMTWAVFPVLADVFAHPALSPLQAYLQDGDVIKRYQLAARIADTFDQYLVFRPDMLLQWEAGALPADPHEKWQAHLWRLLISQGWAEQRAERWKQFLSLAQSGALAGSTLPSRVSVFGISTLPRFHVQVFAALSAFLEVRFFVLNPCRHYWGDILSTYEKKQVETGADARDIPEAARHLETGNSLLASMGMVARDFFAMVEDHPHQETSLFAPAGETTMLACLQNDILDLKDAADQERVRVDGNDASMQISVCHSPMREVEALHDNLLAMFEADAGLSPEDVLVMAPNMEVYAPYVEAVFDAGADDGGQRVPYTVTDRRSKSGSPVVRTFLGLMDLWESRFGISAVLEILESAFVRERFDIGEAEFFRISQWLVDAGVRWGLDGAFKTDRDLPEFSENTWKQGIDSLVLGCAMAGKGEILFDGLLPYDHMEGSDVDSLEKFLAFWHVLLRFYRQCGGAHAPGRWRQILTALVESMFAADPAVEADLQVITDALNALGESAAHAGFDGPVDLPVIREFLNRRFEGQAYGAPFISGGVTFCSMLPMRSIPFAVICLLGMNVDDYPRQTFSPGFDMIRKHPRPGDRSKRNDDRYLFLETLLSARRRLYISYVGHDMRDNSDRPPSVLVGELCDYLRERFDAGPLTDVVEKITTHHRLQPFHPDYFSSDTQARFSYAADYLAAARQLAGGRPGRPAALEPAVPVPDNADPQTIEVEDLCRFFAHPARYFLTQRLGLRVAETDRIPEEAEPFEVAGLERYDMARRLVERLLAEDPAAPLENALRASGILPHGEPGKRLFERLKTGAAGFVAGVRAVTANGGLDRREIRLDINGTTLCGTLDGIGEQEWFRFRYATARPGDFITNWIAHLAWSVDQGRAGSGRFAARDGWWAFDPVDNGLSILAALIEIYRQGRLRPLHFFPRSAFVYAETLQKKGNASMALDRALQAWRGNERVAGEKEDPFYALWFAGDDPLDDEFETLSTAVVTPLLACRRPDGPPRTV, from the coding sequence ATGTATTTTTTTACAAGTAACCGCATGGAGATGCTGTCCCGCGCCTTTTGCGAGGCCCTGACGGCATATCCCCTGGACAATCCTTTTGCGCGGGAAACCATTGTTGTCCAGAGCATGGGCATGAAGCGGTGGCTCTCCATGGAGATGGCCCGCCACACCGGTATTTGCGCTCACAACCGGTTTCTTTTCCCCAACGCGTTTTTAAACCAGATGCTGCAGACCGCCTTTGCCGATGCGGTCCCGGTTTCTCCCGATGTGGGGGTGGAGGCCATGACATGGGCCGTTTTTCCGGTCCTGGCCGATGTTTTTGCCCATCCCGCCCTTTCGCCCCTTCAGGCCTACCTGCAGGACGGCGATGTGATCAAGCGGTACCAGCTGGCGGCCCGGATTGCCGACACCTTTGATCAGTACCTGGTGTTTCGGCCGGACATGCTGCTGCAGTGGGAAGCCGGCGCGCTTCCCGCGGACCCCCATGAAAAGTGGCAGGCTCACCTGTGGCGGCTTCTGATTTCCCAGGGCTGGGCCGAACAGCGGGCCGAACGCTGGAAACAGTTTCTCTCCCTGGCCCAGAGCGGGGCGCTTGCCGGCAGCACCCTTCCATCCAGGGTGTCCGTGTTCGGCATATCAACGCTGCCCCGGTTCCATGTGCAGGTGTTTGCCGCGCTTTCCGCTTTCCTGGAGGTACGGTTTTTCGTATTGAACCCCTGCCGTCACTACTGGGGAGACATCCTGTCCACCTATGAAAAGAAACAGGTAGAGACAGGGGCCGACGCCCGGGATATTCCGGAAGCGGCTCGCCACCTGGAAACGGGTAACAGCCTTCTGGCCTCCATGGGAATGGTGGCCCGTGATTTTTTTGCCATGGTGGAGGACCATCCCCACCAGGAGACCTCGCTGTTTGCTCCTGCCGGGGAGACCACCATGCTGGCCTGCCTTCAGAACGATATTCTGGACCTGAAGGATGCGGCTGACCAGGAGCGGGTGCGGGTGGACGGAAATGACGCCTCTATGCAGATATCCGTCTGCCACAGCCCCATGCGGGAGGTAGAGGCGCTTCATGACAACCTGCTGGCCATGTTTGAGGCGGATGCCGGCCTATCGCCCGAGGATGTGCTGGTCATGGCGCCGAACATGGAGGTGTACGCCCCCTATGTGGAAGCGGTGTTTGATGCCGGTGCCGACGATGGAGGACAGCGGGTCCCTTACACGGTCACGGACCGCCGTTCAAAGTCGGGCAGCCCGGTGGTCAGGACTTTTCTGGGCCTGATGGACCTCTGGGAATCCCGCTTTGGAATATCCGCCGTGCTTGAAATTCTGGAATCCGCCTTTGTCCGGGAGCGGTTCGATATCGGAGAGGCCGAGTTTTTTCGCATTTCCCAGTGGCTGGTCGATGCGGGCGTACGGTGGGGACTTGACGGTGCCTTCAAGACAGACCGGGACCTTCCCGAATTTTCTGAAAACACCTGGAAGCAGGGCATCGACAGCCTGGTGCTGGGATGCGCCATGGCCGGGAAGGGTGAAATCCTTTTTGACGGCCTGCTGCCCTATGATCATATGGAGGGCAGTGACGTCGACAGCCTTGAAAAGTTTCTGGCGTTCTGGCATGTGCTGCTCCGGTTTTACCGGCAGTGCGGCGGCGCCCACGCCCCGGGCCGGTGGCGACAGATACTGACCGCGCTGGTGGAGTCGATGTTTGCCGCGGACCCGGCCGTTGAGGCGGACCTTCAGGTGATAACCGATGCCCTGAACGCCCTTGGGGAAAGCGCGGCCCACGCCGGGTTTGACGGCCCGGTGGACCTCCCGGTGATCAGGGAATTTTTAAACCGCCGTTTCGAGGGCCAGGCCTACGGCGCGCCGTTTATTTCCGGCGGCGTCACCTTCTGCTCCATGCTGCCCATGCGCAGCATTCCCTTTGCCGTGATCTGTCTGCTGGGCATGAACGTGGACGATTATCCGCGGCAGACCTTTTCTCCCGGTTTTGACATGATTCGCAAACACCCCCGGCCCGGGGACCGCTCCAAGCGAAACGACGACCGGTACCTGTTTCTCGAGACCCTGCTGTCGGCCCGGCGGCGGCTCTACATCAGTTACGTGGGCCATGATATGCGGGACAACAGTGACCGTCCGCCTTCGGTGCTGGTGGGCGAACTGTGCGACTACCTTCGGGAACGGTTCGACGCCGGCCCCTTGACCGACGTGGTGGAAAAGATCACCACCCACCACCGGCTTCAGCCTTTTCACCCGGACTATTTCTCCAGCGACACGCAAGCGCGGTTCAGCTATGCCGCTGATTATCTGGCCGCGGCCCGGCAGCTGGCCGGCGGCCGACCGGGTCGGCCGGCCGCACTGGAACCGGCGGTCCCGGTCCCTGACAACGCGGACCCCCAGACCATTGAGGTGGAGGACCTGTGCCGTTTTTTCGCCCACCCGGCCCGCTATTTTCTGACGCAGCGTCTTGGCCTGCGCGTCGCCGAGACCGACCGTATTCCGGAAGAGGCCGAACCGTTTGAGGTGGCCGGGCTGGAGCGGTATGACATGGCCCGGCGGCTGGTAGAACGGCTGCTGGCTGAAGACCCGGCGGCACCACTGGAAAACGCGCTGCGGGCCAGCGGCATCCTGCCGCATGGTGAACCGGGAAAGCGACTGTTTGAACGGTTGAAAACCGGGGCCGCCGGCTTTGTCGCCGGTGTTCGGGCGGTGACAGCCAATGGTGGCCTGGACCGCCGGGAGATACGGCTGGATATCAACGGCACCACCCTTTGCGGTACCCTGGATGGGATCGGTGAACAGGAGTGGTTCCGGTTTCGGTACGCAACGGCCCGGCCCGGTGATTTTATCACCAACTGGATCGCCCATCTGGCCTGGAGCGTGGACCAGGGCCGTGCCGGCTCAGGTCGGTTCGCGGCCAGGGATGGATGGTGGGCCTTTGATCCGGTGGATAACGGCCTGTCGATACTGGCGGCCCTGATTGAAATTTACCGGCAGGGACGCCTGCGCCCTCTCCATTTTTTCCCCCGCAGCGCTTTTGTCTATGCCGAAACCCTGCAAAAAAAAGGCAATGCGTCCATGGCCCTGGACCGGGCACTTCAGGCATGGCGGGGCAACGAACGGGTGGCCGGAGAAAAAGAGGACCCTTTTTACGCGCTCTGGTTTGCCGGGGACGATCCCTTGGACGATGAATTTGAAACCCTTTCCACGGCAGTGGTGACCCCGCTGCTGGCCTGCAGGAGACCGGATGGCCCGCCGCGAACCGTTTGA
- a CDS encoding FAD-dependent oxidoreductase codes for MSRRIVVVGGVALGSKAACRAKRVDPEADVYLIDRDEYISYGGCGIPFYISGDVSDVSELRSTSFHMLRDERFFLKDKGVVALTGTEVTRIDRQGKTVAIRRKDGTTDTLAYDKLVLATGTTPRMLPLPGRDLENVFTVANLHDALAIKEKVTEGSIGKAVVVGGGFIGLEMAEALADMWEIETSIVEVFDQIMPGFVSPSLATMARKTIEDKGVRVYTSEKVEALVGEGAVSAVKTDKRTLDADMVIMAVGVVPNTGLAKEAGLEVTPQGWIVVNDQMQTSDPDIYSGGDCAAVKNLVTGELGYFPLGSMANRQGRVIGTNVTGGSARFDGAVGSFVVKIFDNALAGAGLTADRASAAGFDAVGIQVAQFDRAHFYIEKEVIFLELVVDEKTRRVLGIQGFGGKDSGMVARINAVAPLLKYKPGVEEISNLELAYSPPFASAMDIINALGNAASNYLDGRYRPMTMEAFAACWENRSCGDTFFLDCRANADAQPFADKYPEIWKSIPHDQLVDRMDEVPKGKKLVLLCNTGVRSYEAQLNLNAKGITDNVSAGAGIAGLKTWGVDFGLDK; via the coding sequence ATGTCTCGGCGAATTGTGGTGGTCGGCGGTGTGGCACTGGGATCAAAGGCCGCTTGCAGGGCAAAACGGGTGGACCCGGAAGCAGACGTCTATCTGATCGACAGGGATGAGTATATTTCCTATGGGGGGTGCGGTATTCCGTTCTATATTTCTGGTGATGTCAGTGATGTGTCCGAGCTGCGCTCCACCAGTTTTCACATGCTGCGCGATGAACGCTTTTTTCTGAAAGACAAAGGCGTCGTGGCCCTGACCGGCACAGAGGTGACCCGCATTGACCGGCAGGGCAAAACCGTGGCGATTCGGCGAAAAGATGGCACAACGGATACGCTTGCCTATGACAAGCTGGTCCTTGCCACGGGCACCACCCCGCGTATGCTGCCGTTGCCCGGACGGGACCTGGAAAACGTTTTTACCGTGGCCAACCTTCACGACGCCCTGGCGATCAAAGAGAAGGTGACCGAGGGAAGCATTGGAAAAGCGGTGGTGGTGGGCGGCGGTTTCATAGGGCTGGAGATGGCCGAAGCCCTGGCCGACATGTGGGAGATCGAGACATCCATAGTGGAGGTGTTTGACCAGATCATGCCGGGGTTCGTCAGTCCCTCTCTTGCCACCATGGCCAGAAAAACGATCGAGGACAAGGGCGTCCGGGTGTACACTTCGGAAAAGGTGGAAGCCCTTGTCGGTGAAGGCGCCGTCTCCGCGGTAAAAACAGATAAACGGACACTGGACGCGGACATGGTCATCATGGCCGTGGGCGTGGTACCCAACACCGGCCTGGCAAAGGAGGCCGGGCTTGAGGTGACGCCCCAGGGATGGATCGTGGTCAACGACCAGATGCAGACCTCGGACCCGGACATCTATTCCGGCGGCGACTGCGCTGCCGTAAAAAACCTTGTGACCGGGGAATTGGGCTATTTCCCGTTGGGCTCCATGGCCAACCGGCAGGGCCGGGTGATCGGTACCAACGTAACCGGCGGGTCAGCCCGGTTTGACGGTGCCGTTGGCAGCTTTGTGGTAAAGATTTTCGACAACGCGTTGGCCGGCGCCGGCCTGACCGCGGACCGGGCAAGTGCCGCCGGGTTTGATGCCGTTGGCATTCAGGTGGCCCAGTTTGACCGGGCCCATTTTTATATTGAAAAAGAGGTGATTTTTCTGGAGCTGGTGGTGGACGAAAAAACGCGGCGGGTTCTGGGCATTCAGGGGTTCGGCGGCAAAGACAGCGGCATGGTGGCCCGTATCAACGCGGTGGCCCCCCTGCTGAAATACAAGCCCGGGGTGGAGGAGATCAGCAACCTGGAACTGGCCTACTCCCCGCCGTTTGCCTCGGCCATGGATATTATCAACGCCTTGGGCAACGCGGCCTCCAACTATCTGGACGGCCGGTACCGGCCCATGACCATGGAGGCGTTTGCCGCCTGCTGGGAAAATCGCTCCTGCGGCGACACCTTCTTTCTGGACTGCCGGGCCAATGCCGATGCCCAGCCCTTTGCCGACAAGTATCCAGAGATATGGAAGAGCATTCCCCACGATCAGCTTGTCGACCGCATGGATGAAGTGCCAAAAGGCAAGAAACTGGTGCTGCTCTGCAACACCGGGGTCCGTTCCTACGAGGCCCAGCTGAACCTGAACGCGAAAGGGATTACCGACAATGTCAGTGCAGGGGCCGGCATTGCCGGTCTTAAAACATGGGGTGTGGATTTCGGGCTGGATAAATAA
- the dfsP gene encoding DUF166 family (seleno)protein DfsP, which yields MNRSEEKNIQRLLVLQQRGRGETKTAGIKAYGQDRFHIDLVSVEERLPAVIEDTSAYLPETIDADLVLDYLAHPDLSCDLADKCRDRGIPVIASGKKYKNRWVYTPPICCALPRQADAGPYGQRFGYPEFAVTLSADNRIKDVRVVRGAPCGASWKAAEKMRGLPASDAVVRIGLETQFFCSADPAGWDPLWGKSPVHLAADLHAHAFIKAVEEGRKR from the coding sequence ATGAACAGATCTGAAGAAAAGAATATACAGCGGCTGCTGGTGCTTCAGCAGCGGGGTCGGGGAGAGACCAAGACCGCCGGAATCAAAGCTTACGGCCAGGACAGGTTTCATATCGACCTGGTTTCAGTGGAGGAAAGGCTGCCGGCTGTTATTGAAGATACATCAGCCTATCTGCCCGAAACCATTGATGCGGACCTGGTGCTTGATTACCTGGCGCATCCCGATCTCTCCTGCGATCTTGCCGACAAGTGCCGCGACCGGGGCATTCCTGTCATCGCGTCCGGGAAAAAATATAAAAACAGGTGGGTTTATACGCCGCCCATCTGCTGCGCTCTGCCCCGGCAGGCTGATGCGGGGCCGTATGGCCAGCGGTTTGGATATCCCGAGTTCGCCGTGACCCTTTCAGCGGACAACCGTATCAAGGATGTACGGGTGGTGCGGGGCGCTCCCTGCGGCGCCTCCTGGAAGGCGGCGGAAAAGATGCGGGGGCTGCCCGCCTCCGATGCGGTTGTGCGAATCGGTCTTGAGACACAGTTCTTCTGTTCGGCAGACCCGGCCGGGTGGGACCCATTGTGGGGGAAAAGCCCGGTCCACCTGGCGGCGGACCTGCATGCCCATGCCTTTATAAAGGCGGTGGAAGAGGGACGGAAACGATGA